In methanogenic archaeon ISO4-H5, the following are encoded in one genomic region:
- a CDS encoding transmembrane protein, producing MIDFDPGTEKRAVPPIGAFNLILIAIVIAVVGLVCLVLKVPVGAAVFGAAGLVLGGYCMGYVHKHAGGDRKLLALSGVVLFISVIAFMLGFVDLANSL from the coding sequence ATGATCGATTTCGACCCCGGAACCGAAAAACGTGCAGTACCCCCCATCGGGGCATTCAATCTCATCCTCATCGCCATCGTAATCGCAGTCGTCGGACTGGTGTGCCTTGTCCTCAAGGTCCCCGTCGGTGCGGCGGTATTCGGTGCAGCGGGACTCGTTCTCGGCGGATACTGCATGGGTTACGTCCACAAGCATGCCGGCGGAGACAGGAAACTCCTCGCACTCTCCGGTGTTGTCCTTTTCATCTCCGTTATCGCATTCATGCTGGGCTTCGTAGACCTGGCCAACTCGCTGTGA
- a CDS encoding fic family protein, giving the protein MRIFDYDFLKDISVPASLIGTARGIGMIVERSKSLMDEHPRVFTELERDARFLSVKGSNAIEGIRTSDERLSSLMDRSVEPVGHDEAEIAGYRDALELIHENHSSMKFTEETILELHRILMSHTAEGGGAYKKTDNVIVAVDGSGRRYVHFRPLSAKETPEAMEQIVLAYIDAEQNGVEPLLLIPCFILDFLSIHPFTDGNGRMSRLLTLLLLYRHGLDIGRYISVEERIDRTKSRYYASLSESSRGWAEGKNDYMPFTSYYLDVILSCYRSLDRCFATISGKKATKNNRVEAVVMSSLFPISKKDILSMLPDVSQTTVEACLHRMVESGLIEKIGGNRNARYRRKYQS; this is encoded by the coding sequence ATGCGCATTTTCGACTATGACTTCCTTAAAGATATTTCGGTTCCCGCGTCTCTTATCGGGACTGCTCGCGGGATAGGTATGATAGTCGAACGTAGCAAGAGCCTGATGGACGAGCATCCGAGGGTTTTTACCGAATTGGAACGTGATGCGAGATTTCTATCGGTGAAGGGTTCGAACGCAATAGAGGGCATTCGTACATCGGATGAGAGGCTCAGCAGTCTGATGGATCGGAGCGTGGAACCTGTCGGACACGATGAGGCGGAAATCGCCGGATATCGCGATGCTCTCGAACTGATCCATGAGAACCACTCTTCCATGAAGTTTACCGAAGAGACCATTCTGGAACTTCATAGGATACTTATGTCACACACTGCAGAAGGAGGCGGTGCGTACAAGAAAACAGATAACGTGATCGTTGCGGTGGATGGCAGCGGCCGCAGGTACGTACATTTCAGACCGCTATCTGCAAAAGAGACCCCCGAAGCTATGGAACAGATCGTTCTTGCGTATATCGATGCTGAACAGAACGGCGTGGAGCCCCTGCTGCTCATCCCCTGCTTCATCCTTGATTTCCTGTCGATCCATCCTTTCACGGACGGAAACGGGAGGATGTCACGTCTACTCACCTTACTTCTCCTGTACAGGCACGGCTTGGATATAGGTCGCTACATCTCGGTCGAAGAGCGTATCGACAGGACCAAAAGCAGATATTACGCAAGCCTTTCGGAATCATCCCGCGGCTGGGCCGAAGGAAAGAACGACTACATGCCGTTCACAAGCTACTATTTGGATGTGATTCTGTCCTGCTATCGTTCTCTGGACCGGTGTTTTGCAACGATATCCGGAAAGAAGGCGACCAAAAACAACAGGGTGGAAGCTGTCGTCATGAGCAGTCTGTTCCCGATTTCCAAAAAAGATATCCTGTCCATGCTTCCGGATGTCAGTCAGACCACTGTGGAAGCGTGTCTCCACAGGATGGTCGAGAGCGGTCTCATCGAGAAGATCGGCGGCAACCGCAACGCCAGATACAGACGGAAATACCAATCATAA
- a CDS encoding SAM-dependent methyltransferase, with amino-acid sequence MESQQEAWDSLYRGQDRPWRGVADISWMDIRNGDHVLELGCGNGKTAEALLEKGAVVTGLDFSQAAVDSCISRYGAKASFVQGDVRSLPFPDSSFDAVVAVHVLEHLTEEEFPGAVSEALRVLRPGGRFYFRCFAEGDMRSDGKKEDVRNGIRYRYLSEEDILRAFSGAERISLRLCEDPTRFGTVRRRFECIFEKTQM; translated from the coding sequence ATGGAAAGCCAGCAGGAGGCCTGGGATTCACTGTACCGCGGTCAGGACCGTCCGTGGAGAGGTGTCGCGGACATCTCGTGGATGGACATCCGTAACGGTGATCATGTGCTGGAGCTCGGCTGCGGGAACGGGAAGACCGCCGAGGCGCTCTTGGAAAAGGGCGCTGTAGTCACGGGTCTCGATTTCTCGCAGGCCGCGGTGGATTCCTGCATCTCCCGCTACGGTGCGAAGGCATCATTCGTTCAGGGCGATGTCCGCAGTCTTCCTTTCCCGGATTCATCGTTCGATGCGGTGGTGGCAGTCCACGTCCTCGAGCATCTCACCGAAGAGGAATTCCCCGGAGCGGTGAGCGAGGCATTGAGGGTACTGCGTCCCGGAGGAAGATTCTATTTCAGGTGTTTCGCCGAGGGAGATATGAGATCCGATGGGAAGAAGGAGGATGTGAGAAACGGGATCCGTTACCGTTACCTCTCCGAAGAGGACATCCTCAGAGCATTCTCCGGTGCCGAGAGGATATCTCTCAGACTGTGCGAGGATCCTACCCGTTTCGGTACTGTCAGGCGTCGTTTTGAGTGCATATTCGAAAAGACCCAGATGTGA